The following are from one region of the Cyanobium gracile PCC 6307 genome:
- a CDS encoding DUF5672 family protein, giving the protein MAERPILLVSPQTIETHAYRRLLPNACDLKVPPRWMESIRAYNRMMISPMIYNHRLLRGYSHMLLHEPDAVLLKDELDHWSTEPYDFIGSPWTRVDADALAGVALCQGANGGLSLTNLAAMRWVTSSWLRWHSWRHVFGDLYCGLVERNLPKLRRGLVAAYPGGLLRGAYRLYNTGWDIFFTSLVPSLLPEFRVAPPNVCVRFGWETGTYACKLYNNGDPPFGLHAWTKYEPALMLELMQSMGVDCSGYETAS; this is encoded by the coding sequence ATGGCTGAACGACCCATCCTTCTTGTTTCACCGCAGACGATCGAGACACATGCCTATAGGAGACTGCTGCCGAATGCCTGCGATCTCAAAGTGCCGCCTCGGTGGATGGAAAGCATCAGGGCTTACAACCGCATGATGATATCGCCCATGATCTATAACCACCGTCTCCTCCGCGGCTATAGTCATATGCTGCTTCATGAGCCTGATGCCGTCCTTCTGAAGGATGAGCTGGATCACTGGTCAACAGAACCATACGATTTCATCGGCTCCCCCTGGACGCGAGTGGATGCCGATGCTCTGGCCGGGGTTGCCCTTTGCCAAGGTGCCAACGGCGGGCTGTCGCTCACCAACCTTGCGGCGATGCGATGGGTGACGTCATCCTGGCTTCGCTGGCATTCATGGCGGCACGTCTTCGGAGACCTTTACTGCGGGCTGGTGGAGCGCAATCTGCCGAAGCTCAGAAGGGGCCTCGTTGCCGCCTATCCCGGGGGCCTGCTACGAGGAGCTTATCGCCTCTACAACACAGGATGGGACATCTTCTTCACTTCTCTTGTGCCTTCATTGTTGCCTGAATTCCGAGTGGCTCCCCCCAATGTCTGTGTGAGATTTGGCTGGGAAACCGGCACATACGCCTGCAAGCTTTACAACAACGGCGATCCACCGTTCGGCCTGCACGCCTGGACGAAATATGAACCCGCGCTGATGCTGGAATTGATGCAGTCCATGGGCGTTGACTGCAGCGGTTATGAGACTGCAAGTTGA
- a CDS encoding DUF47 domain-containing protein, whose product MSSETPPLFGKTRFLVGLIDEFLDKISEGVIVVEIGIKAYLTTSEGPEICLEKLNQIIEIKRSCSELRRTIVTMLYTEMLLPDARGDVLSLLGSLFELLDEMGDNFQELMIVQPRGLPKFGQDFADLTAMAIRCVQAVVVAARMFFRMPAAVRDHINEVRVFEDETDKLAWRTKRRIFATELSFEQRSQLREAVAMIDSLADKAENIGDDLSIFAIKRSL is encoded by the coding sequence GTGTCCAGCGAAACCCCACCGCTATTCGGTAAAACCAGGTTTCTGGTTGGGCTGATCGATGAGTTTCTCGACAAGATCTCCGAGGGTGTGATCGTCGTCGAGATCGGGATCAAGGCCTATCTCACCACCAGTGAAGGGCCGGAGATCTGCCTGGAGAAGCTGAATCAGATCATTGAGATCAAGCGCAGTTGCAGTGAACTGAGGCGCACGATTGTCACGATGCTCTACACCGAGATGCTGCTGCCCGATGCCCGCGGCGACGTGCTGAGCTTGCTCGGCAGCCTGTTCGAACTGCTCGACGAGATGGGCGACAACTTCCAGGAGCTGATGATCGTTCAGCCGCGCGGCCTGCCGAAATTCGGTCAGGATTTCGCCGATCTCACCGCCATGGCGATTCGCTGCGTGCAGGCCGTGGTGGTGGCGGCCCGCATGTTCTTCCGTATGCCGGCTGCTGTGCGTGACCACATCAACGAAGTGCGGGTGTTCGAGGATGAAACCGACAAGCTCGCCTGGCGGACCAAGCGCAGGATTTTTGCCACCGAACTCAGCTTTGAGCAACGTTCCCAGCTGCGGGAGGCTGTGGCCATGATCGACTCCCTGGCTGACAAGGCGGAGAACATCGGCGACGACCTCTCGATCTTCGCGATCAAGCGCTCGCTCTGA
- a CDS encoding DUF4160 domain-containing protein: protein MHVDRDWDSCKVWLTPVALSSGLGFKARKLLGIERLVSMN from the coding sequence ATTCACGTTGACCGAGATTGGGACTCCTGCAAGGTATGGCTCACACCAGTCGCACTTTCTTCTGGTCTTGGCTTTAAGGCCAGGAAACTCCTAGGCATTGAACGGCTGGTCAGCATGAACTGA
- a CDS encoding class I SAM-dependent methyltransferase, giving the protein MVTAETPPRPTTGACPNCGGERLTPVRRVRVSKARVAADLAHCTSCDFLFLADPTWLDVAYEESFYGDTGYVDRNLHASRLLRLLLVIGRLGRFGASEPGCDLGTGLGMLPRLLRDHGFDFHGTDAYAAMELIRPFCGPPGDGAIGCKTAFEVIEHVPCTPEFLRREVGATPLFVFSTLMRPVGEIPGPDWWYYAFGNGQHISFHSRRSFEVAMGRAGMDPAWLVCIDGPVHARALHLIAPSARWRRAFRVAGALVNRGLDGLLLPWLEPLVGLRPRIIPDHYVAMERLRSAAERPPCP; this is encoded by the coding sequence ATGGTGACGGCCGAGACTCCCCCACGCCCCACCACCGGCGCCTGCCCTAACTGCGGCGGCGAACGCCTCACCCCGGTGCGGCGGGTGCGGGTGAGCAAGGCCCGGGTGGCGGCTGACCTCGCCCACTGCACCAGCTGCGACTTCCTCTTCCTGGCCGATCCCACCTGGCTGGATGTGGCCTATGAGGAGTCCTTCTACGGCGACACGGGCTATGTCGACCGCAACCTGCACGCCTCGCGTCTGCTGCGGCTGCTGCTGGTGATCGGCCGGCTGGGCCGCTTCGGTGCCAGCGAGCCGGGTTGCGACCTGGGTACCGGCCTGGGCATGCTGCCGCGGCTGCTGCGCGACCACGGCTTCGATTTCCACGGCACCGACGCCTATGCGGCCATGGAGCTGATCCGCCCCTTCTGCGGCCCCCCCGGCGATGGGGCGATCGGCTGCAAGACCGCCTTTGAGGTGATCGAGCATGTGCCCTGCACCCCCGAATTCCTGCGCCGTGAGGTGGGGGCCACACCCCTGTTCGTCTTCTCCACCCTGATGCGCCCGGTGGGGGAGATCCCCGGGCCGGACTGGTGGTATTACGCCTTCGGCAACGGCCAGCACATCAGCTTCCACAGCCGCCGCAGCTTCGAAGTGGCCATGGGGCGGGCGGGGATGGATCCGGCCTGGCTGGTCTGCATCGACGGCCCCGTGCACGCCCGGGCCCTGCATCTGATCGCCCCTTCGGCCCGCTGGCGGCGGGCCTTCCGGGTGGCTGGCGCTCTGGTGAACCGGGGCCTCGACGGCCTGCTGCTGCCGTGGCTGGAGCCCCTGGTGGGGTTGCGGCCGCGCATCATCCCGGACCACTACGTGGCCATGGAGCGGCTCAGATCTGCCGCAGAGCGTCCGCCTTGTCCTTGA
- a CDS encoding TVP38/TMEM64 family protein, translating into MDPLWLSDHLLPWLRSPMGAVAFVPLYALWVTLLLPGVWASMLAGVLYGPVGGSVLVFAGACLGAQAVFLLGRSRWRGWARRRLAGAPRLQAVERAVCRQGLVLVLLTRLSPAFPFSLLNLAYGLSEVSQRDYAIGLIGILPGTVLFCALGAAAGDPRRFSALLAGPADGVTWALRLVGVAATLAAVLLVGRQVRLALEERGVASHVAMQASDGDGRDSPTPHHRRLP; encoded by the coding sequence ATGGACCCGCTCTGGCTGTCGGATCACCTGCTGCCCTGGCTCCGATCCCCGATGGGGGCCGTGGCCTTCGTGCCCCTGTACGCGCTCTGGGTCACCCTGCTGCTGCCGGGGGTCTGGGCCTCGATGCTGGCCGGGGTGCTCTACGGCCCCGTGGGGGGCAGCGTGCTGGTGTTCGCCGGGGCCTGCCTGGGGGCCCAGGCGGTGTTCCTGTTGGGCCGCAGCCGCTGGCGGGGCTGGGCCCGCCGCCGTCTGGCCGGAGCGCCGCGGCTGCAGGCGGTGGAGCGGGCGGTGTGCCGCCAGGGTCTGGTGCTGGTGCTGCTCACCCGCCTGTCGCCGGCCTTTCCCTTCAGCCTGCTGAACCTGGCCTACGGCCTCAGCGAGGTGAGCCAGCGGGACTACGCGATCGGCCTGATCGGCATCCTCCCCGGCACCGTGCTGTTCTGCGCCCTGGGGGCGGCGGCCGGGGATCCGCGCCGCTTTTCGGCGCTGCTGGCCGGCCCGGCCGATGGGGTCACCTGGGCCCTGCGGCTGGTGGGGGTGGCGGCCACCCTGGCGGCGGTGCTGCTGGTGGGCCGCCAGGTGCGTCTGGCCCTGGAGGAACGCGGGGTAGCCTCCCACGTTGCGATGCAGGCCAGCGATGGTGACGGCCGAGACTCCCCCACGCCCCACCACCGGCGCCTGCCCTAA
- a CDS encoding inorganic phosphate transporter, translating into MLLYKLLVEWIRLSQPHLLSLDRNTRTGLILAGIFGSYAIGANGIGNVMGFFVEASPFRDLTVGRFSVSSVEQLFLIGAIAVAVGVYTYSRRVMMTVGDGLLALSPLAAFVVVVSHSLVLFLFSSTALESLLASLGLPTIPLLPVSGSQAVVGSVLGIGLLQGLKGVRQIRWGVLGGIASGWVTTPLIAAVIGFVLLFVVQNVFGQEVFLPHDPGLTPSAIESSSGAALLPVAGMTSGLTPP; encoded by the coding sequence ATGCTGCTTTACAAGCTGCTGGTGGAGTGGATCCGCCTCAGTCAGCCCCACCTGCTCTCCCTCGATCGCAACACCCGCACCGGTCTGATCCTGGCGGGCATCTTCGGCTCCTATGCGATCGGCGCCAACGGCATCGGCAACGTGATGGGCTTCTTCGTGGAGGCCTCACCCTTCCGTGACCTCACCGTTGGACGCTTCAGTGTTTCGTCAGTGGAGCAGCTGTTTCTGATCGGCGCCATCGCCGTGGCCGTGGGCGTGTATACCTACTCACGACGCGTGATGATGACTGTGGGCGACGGCCTGTTGGCCCTCTCGCCGCTGGCTGCCTTCGTGGTGGTCGTGTCCCATTCGTTAGTGCTGTTCCTCTTCTCCTCCACGGCGCTGGAGAGCCTGCTGGCGAGCCTGGGCCTGCCAACGATTCCGCTGTTGCCAGTGTCGGGATCGCAGGCAGTGGTCGGTTCGGTGCTCGGCATCGGCCTGCTGCAGGGTCTCAAGGGGGTGCGCCAGATTCGCTGGGGGGTTCTTGGAGGGATCGCCTCCGGCTGGGTCACCACGCCACTGATCGCGGCGGTGATCGGCTTCGTGCTGTTGTTCGTGGTGCAGAACGTCTTTGGCCAGGAGGTCTTCCTCCCCCACGACCCTGGACTGACGCCATCGGCGATCGAGTCCAGCAGTGGTGCCGCCTTGCTCCCTGTGGCAGGAATGACTTCGGGCCTCACGCCGCCCTGA
- a CDS encoding valine--tRNA ligase, giving the protein MTEASAAPSPDGVLPKTYDPAATEARWQAAWEAAGAFHPDPTAPGEPFSIVIPPPNVTGSLHMGHGFETALIDTIVRFQRLQGKNVLCLPGTDHASIAVQTLLEKQIKAEGGSKDDLGRDAFLERAWAWKGESGGTIVGQLRRLGYSVDWLRERFTLDPGLSAAVVEAFVRLHEQGLIYRGEYLVNWCPASGSAVSDLEVEMKELDGHLWHFRYPLSGGPAADGTDHLVVATTRPETLLGDTGVAVHPTDPRYAALVGKTITLPLVGREIPIVADEHVDPAFGTGCVKVTPAHDPNDFAIGSRHGLPLITVMAKDGSMNAAAGRFAGLDRFEARKAVVAAMEAEGFLVKVEPHRHSVPFSDRGKVPVEPLLSTQWFARAEPLAARCREALDGGAPRFVPERWEKVYRDWLTDIRDWCISRQLWWGHRIPAWFVVSETGGVITEATPYVVARDAAEAAAKAEAQFGDVQLEQDPDVLDTWFSSGLWPFSTLGWPESEAADLARWYPTSVLVTGFDIIFFWVARMTMLAGAMQPLGAGKAWMPFADVMIHGLVRDENNRKMSKSAGNGIDPLPLIERYGADALRFALVREVAGAGQDIRLDYDRSDGSSATVEAARNFANKLWNATRFALMNLGGETPASLGAPDPAHLQLADRWILSRLERVKRETAERYASYGLGEAAKGLYEFAWNEVCDWTIELLKRRLNPRPAAEGEPLTAEVLADQRVARQVLAKVLAELLVLLHPLMPHLSEELWHGLTGAPEGSFLALQPWPAANSAALDEGLEASFAELIEAIRVVRNLRAVAGLKPAQGAPVLFITGRQELAAVLREGSPDITTLTKAESVTVLDPAAAAERPAARALAAVSGELQVLLPLEGLVDLDALRARLEKDIAKATKEISGLAGRLANPNFAGKAPPEVVAECQTNLAEAEAQAALARQRLADLG; this is encoded by the coding sequence GTGACCGAGGCCTCAGCCGCCCCCAGCCCCGACGGCGTCCTCCCCAAGACCTACGACCCGGCCGCCACCGAGGCGCGCTGGCAGGCGGCCTGGGAGGCGGCCGGCGCCTTCCACCCCGATCCCACGGCGCCCGGGGAACCGTTCAGCATCGTCATCCCGCCGCCGAACGTGACCGGCAGCCTGCACATGGGCCACGGCTTCGAGACGGCCCTGATCGACACGATCGTGCGCTTCCAGCGCCTGCAGGGGAAGAACGTGCTGTGTCTGCCCGGCACCGACCACGCCTCGATCGCGGTGCAGACACTGCTGGAGAAGCAGATCAAGGCCGAAGGCGGCAGCAAGGACGACCTGGGCCGCGACGCCTTCCTGGAGCGGGCCTGGGCCTGGAAGGGGGAGAGCGGCGGCACGATCGTGGGCCAGCTGCGGCGGCTGGGCTACTCGGTGGACTGGCTCCGGGAGCGCTTCACCCTCGATCCCGGCCTGAGCGCGGCGGTGGTGGAGGCCTTCGTGCGCCTGCACGAGCAGGGGCTGATCTACCGCGGCGAATACCTCGTCAACTGGTGCCCGGCCTCAGGATCGGCGGTGAGCGATCTGGAGGTGGAGATGAAGGAGCTCGACGGCCACCTCTGGCACTTCCGCTATCCGCTCAGCGGCGGCCCGGCCGCCGATGGCACCGACCATCTGGTGGTGGCCACCACCCGCCCCGAAACGTTGCTGGGCGACACCGGCGTGGCCGTGCACCCCACCGACCCCCGCTACGCCGCCCTGGTGGGGAAGACGATCACCCTGCCCCTGGTGGGACGGGAGATCCCGATCGTGGCGGATGAGCACGTGGACCCGGCCTTCGGAACGGGGTGCGTCAAGGTGACCCCCGCCCACGACCCCAACGACTTCGCCATTGGCAGCCGCCACGGCCTGCCCCTGATCACGGTGATGGCCAAGGACGGCAGCATGAACGCGGCGGCGGGCCGCTTCGCCGGCCTCGACCGCTTCGAGGCCCGCAAGGCGGTGGTGGCGGCGATGGAGGCCGAGGGGTTCCTGGTGAAGGTGGAGCCCCACCGCCACAGCGTGCCCTTCTCCGACCGGGGCAAGGTGCCGGTGGAGCCGCTGCTCTCCACCCAGTGGTTCGCACGTGCCGAGCCCCTCGCTGCCCGTTGCCGCGAGGCCCTCGACGGCGGCGCGCCCCGCTTCGTGCCGGAGCGCTGGGAGAAGGTCTACCGCGACTGGCTCACCGACATCCGCGACTGGTGCATCAGCCGCCAGCTCTGGTGGGGCCACCGCATCCCCGCCTGGTTCGTGGTCAGCGAGACCGGCGGCGTGATCACCGAGGCCACGCCCTACGTGGTGGCCCGGGATGCCGCGGAGGCCGCCGCCAAGGCGGAAGCGCAGTTTGGTGACGTGCAGCTGGAGCAGGACCCGGACGTGCTCGACACCTGGTTCTCCAGCGGCCTGTGGCCCTTCTCCACCCTGGGCTGGCCCGAGAGCGAGGCCGCCGATCTGGCCCGCTGGTACCCCACCAGCGTGCTGGTGACGGGCTTCGACATCATCTTCTTCTGGGTGGCCCGCATGACGATGCTGGCGGGCGCGATGCAGCCCCTCGGCGCCGGCAAGGCCTGGATGCCCTTCGCCGACGTGATGATCCACGGCCTGGTGCGGGACGAGAACAACCGCAAGATGAGCAAGAGCGCCGGCAACGGCATCGATCCGCTGCCGCTGATCGAGCGCTACGGCGCCGATGCCCTGCGCTTTGCCCTGGTGCGGGAGGTGGCCGGCGCCGGCCAGGACATCCGCCTCGACTACGACCGCAGCGATGGCAGCTCCGCCACGGTGGAGGCGGCGCGCAACTTCGCCAACAAGCTCTGGAACGCCACCCGTTTTGCCCTGATGAACCTGGGCGGTGAGACGCCCGCCAGCCTGGGTGCGCCGGACCCCGCGCACCTGCAGCTCGCCGACCGCTGGATCCTCTCGCGGCTGGAGCGGGTGAAGCGCGAGACGGCCGAGCGCTACGCCAGCTACGGCCTGGGGGAAGCCGCCAAGGGGCTCTACGAGTTCGCCTGGAACGAGGTCTGCGACTGGACGATCGAGTTGCTCAAACGCCGCCTCAACCCTCGGCCCGCCGCCGAAGGGGAGCCCCTCACCGCCGAGGTGCTGGCCGACCAGCGTGTGGCCCGGCAGGTGCTGGCCAAGGTGCTGGCGGAGCTGCTGGTGCTGCTGCATCCGCTGATGCCCCACCTGAGCGAGGAGCTCTGGCATGGGCTCACCGGCGCCCCCGAGGGCTCCTTCCTGGCCCTGCAGCCCTGGCCGGCGGCTAACAGTGCCGCCCTCGATGAAGGCCTGGAGGCTTCGTTCGCCGAGCTGATCGAGGCGATCCGGGTGGTGCGCAACCTGCGCGCCGTGGCGGGCCTCAAGCCCGCCCAGGGGGCGCCGGTGCTGTTCATCACCGGCCGCCAGGAGCTGGCGGCGGTGCTGCGGGAGGGCAGCCCCGACATCACCACCCTCACCAAGGCGGAGAGTGTGACCGTGCTGGATCCGGCGGCGGCGGCAGAGCGGCCCGCAGCCCGGGCCCTGGCCGCGGTGAGCGGCGAGCTGCAGGTGCTGCTGCCCCTGGAGGGCCTGGTCGACCTCGATGCCCTGCGCGCCCGTCTGGAGAAGGACATCGCCAAGGCCACAAAGGAGATCAGCGGCCTGGCCGGCCGCCTCGCCAATCCCAACTTCGCCGGCAAGGCGCCGCCGGAGGTGGTGGCCGAGTGCCAGACCAACCTGGCCGAAGCCGAGGCCCAGGCGGCGCTGGCGCGGCAGCGGCTGGCAGATCTGGGCTGA
- a CDS encoding jacalin-like lectin has translation MADPSELAQQVARGALFRGRHSVADSGEPIEAAVGGTLLAAGGGSTVGWQLCRSSEELVRSLHNDTSLGVGLGPLSLLGAKRSFRDSLKTTAFSLSLVVWARQVSVALEAGQTRPLEGVAVPAGAAELEAFVALHGDGFVAAAEVGGECHGVFTFYAQSREQARLVERQIGAELGLGGLSLNPTVVETVTAVARSASVNLGFRMQVIGTRAQPPADAASLIPFAHDFARLPLDQPALIGVRTRGYETVPAIGAAFEPVAANRRLFSGDASGAGLLERREQVVGLIRQMDWVAETYRLYGVPPDPLLADRRAAAAVDRRAIDACRAAYRDAAATPLEAPALPSLAAGSPELNVTLTEELPMGGNGGAPFAFPGRADAIRRRQRLVEVGLRTGSRVDQIRLRYAGEGDPLEPELHGGGGGGDRGVLQLPEGVTIRRIEGLSGTRVDRLFLSSSDGQRIGGGGDAGDRPVDWTVPEDAVVLGFSGRSGRELDGLRAAVARFGPLIWQPLEEDGAGSEPR, from the coding sequence ATGGCTGACCCGTCGGAGCTGGCGCAGCAGGTCGCCCGGGGGGCCCTGTTCCGGGGGCGCCACAGCGTCGCCGACTCCGGCGAGCCCATCGAGGCGGCCGTGGGCGGCACGTTGCTGGCGGCGGGCGGCGGCAGCACGGTGGGCTGGCAGCTCTGCCGCAGCAGCGAGGAGCTGGTGCGTTCTCTGCACAACGACACCTCCCTGGGGGTCGGCCTGGGACCCCTGAGCCTGCTGGGGGCCAAGCGGTCGTTCCGCGACTCCCTGAAGACCACCGCCTTCAGCCTGTCGCTGGTGGTCTGGGCCCGCCAGGTGAGCGTGGCGCTGGAGGCGGGCCAGACCCGGCCGCTGGAGGGGGTGGCGGTGCCGGCCGGCGCCGCCGAGCTCGAGGCCTTCGTGGCCCTGCACGGCGATGGCTTCGTGGCGGCGGCGGAGGTGGGCGGCGAGTGCCATGGGGTGTTCACCTTCTACGCCCAGTCGCGGGAGCAGGCCCGGCTGGTGGAGCGGCAAATCGGCGCCGAGCTGGGCCTCGGCGGCCTGAGCCTCAACCCCACCGTGGTGGAGACCGTGACGGCGGTCGCCCGCAGCGCCTCCGTGAACCTCGGCTTCCGGATGCAGGTGATCGGCACCAGGGCCCAGCCGCCGGCCGACGCCGCCTCCCTGATCCCCTTCGCCCACGACTTCGCCCGCCTGCCGCTGGATCAGCCGGCGCTGATCGGGGTGCGGACCCGGGGCTACGAGACGGTGCCGGCCATCGGCGCCGCCTTCGAGCCGGTGGCCGCCAACCGGCGGCTGTTCAGTGGCGACGCCTCGGGTGCCGGCCTGCTGGAGCGTCGCGAGCAGGTGGTGGGACTGATCCGCCAGATGGACTGGGTGGCGGAAACGTACCGGCTCTACGGCGTGCCGCCGGACCCGCTGCTGGCCGACCGGCGCGCCGCCGCCGCCGTCGATCGCCGCGCCATCGACGCCTGCCGGGCCGCCTACAGGGACGCCGCCGCTACCCCCCTGGAGGCCCCGGCGCTGCCATCCCTGGCGGCGGGCAGCCCCGAACTGAACGTGACCCTGACCGAGGAGCTGCCGATGGGGGGCAACGGCGGCGCCCCCTTCGCCTTCCCCGGGAGGGCCGACGCGATCCGCCGGCGGCAGCGGCTGGTGGAGGTGGGCCTGCGCACCGGCTCGCGGGTGGATCAGATCCGGCTGCGCTATGCAGGCGAGGGCGATCCCCTCGAGCCGGAGCTCCATGGCGGCGGCGGCGGCGGCGACCGGGGCGTCCTGCAGCTGCCGGAGGGCGTGACGATCCGGCGTATCGAAGGCCTCAGTGGCACCCGCGTCGACCGGCTGTTCCTCAGCAGCAGCGACGGCCAGCGCATCGGCGGCGGCGGCGATGCCGGCGACCGCCCGGTCGACTGGACGGTGCCCGAGGACGCGGTGGTGCTGGGCTTCAGCGGCCGCAGCGGCCGCGAACTGGATGGCCTGCGGGCCGCGGTGGCACGCTTCGGGCCCCTGATCTGGCAGCCGCTGGAGGAGGACGGGGCGGGGTCAGAGCCCCGTTAG
- a CDS encoding NAD(P)-dependent oxidoreductase → MEISLLGTGLLGAAIGERLLASGHRLTVWNRHPQRCAPLQALGATLAATPAEAVAASDVVITVLSDGPTTRAVLLEQAGVALAGRLVLQVATIAPQESWELVAALAERGAELLEVPVLGSRPEALAGTLQLMVGGNAAALERARPVLAALGAEPRLLGPVGAALSTKLALNQLIASLTHSFSLSLHLVQRAGVDVEAFMAILHASALYAPTFDKKLAKELADDYANPNFPTGHLRKDLLLFLQTARGLGLETEGLDGLAALLERATDAGLDELDYSALHRLTAGM, encoded by the coding sequence ATGGAGATCAGCCTGCTGGGCACCGGCCTGCTGGGGGCGGCCATCGGCGAGCGGCTGCTGGCCAGCGGGCACCGGCTCACGGTCTGGAACCGCCACCCGCAGCGCTGCGCGCCGCTACAGGCCCTGGGCGCGACGCTGGCCGCCACGCCGGCCGAGGCCGTGGCCGCCTCAGACGTGGTGATCACGGTGCTGAGCGACGGCCCCACCACGCGGGCCGTGCTGCTGGAGCAGGCCGGTGTGGCACTGGCGGGCCGGCTGGTGCTGCAGGTGGCCACGATCGCGCCGCAGGAGAGCTGGGAGCTGGTCGCCGCGCTGGCGGAGCGGGGCGCCGAACTGCTGGAGGTGCCGGTGCTGGGCAGCCGGCCGGAGGCCCTGGCCGGCACGCTGCAACTGATGGTGGGCGGCAACGCGGCGGCCCTGGAGCGGGCCCGGCCGGTGCTGGCGGCCCTGGGCGCTGAACCGCGGCTGCTGGGCCCGGTGGGGGCGGCGCTCAGCACCAAGCTGGCCCTCAATCAGCTGATCGCCAGCCTCACCCACAGCTTCAGCCTGAGCCTGCATCTGGTGCAGCGGGCCGGGGTGGACGTGGAGGCCTTCATGGCGATCCTGCACGCCAGCGCCTTGTACGCCCCCACCTTCGACAAGAAGCTGGCCAAGGAACTGGCCGACGACTACGCCAACCCCAACTTCCCCACCGGCCACCTGCGCAAAGACCTGCTGCTGTTCCTGCAAACGGCGCGCGGGCTGGGGCTGGAGACGGAGGGACTTGATGGGCTGGCGGCGCTGCTGGAGAGGGCGACGGATGCGGGGCTGGATGAACTGGACTACAGCGCGCTGCACAGGCTGACGGCGGGGATGTAG
- a CDS encoding HlyD family secretion protein, whose translation MARPPLPTPAGLLRRAQNGLERSIHTDSDDVVLQQSRFWARSITWTLMGVTLFGLGWLAFAQTEEIVTAPGKLEPLGVVKDIQMPVGGVVDEVMVKEGERVEKGQVLLRLDTEATLDRRRSLLQTIRYKEQQLRLKQVELDRYLQFNDTEQRVLRQSLILEKDVLGRLETLNKEGATAELQYLSQRNKVQEVQGKLEETRVDRLRQQAILQQGVREIQSELADLRSKLTELNVNIRYQAITAPEAGVVFELKPRSRGFVAQTSEPVMKVVPFDKLEARVEVPSREIGFVSVGKAADISIDSFPATDFGVLQGTVRRIGSDALPPDQMNNFYRFPVDIRLNSQQLKLKSGKVLPLQVGMSLTANVKLRKVTYLQLLLSDFKDKADALRQI comes from the coding sequence ATGGCACGTCCCCCCCTGCCCACCCCGGCCGGCCTCCTGCGCCGCGCCCAGAACGGCCTCGAGCGCAGCATCCACACCGACAGCGACGACGTGGTGCTGCAGCAGTCCCGCTTCTGGGCCCGCTCGATCACCTGGACCCTGATGGGGGTCACCCTGTTCGGCCTCGGCTGGCTGGCGTTCGCCCAGACCGAGGAGATCGTCACCGCCCCGGGCAAGCTCGAACCCCTGGGGGTGGTCAAGGACATCCAGATGCCGGTCGGCGGCGTGGTGGACGAGGTGATGGTGAAGGAGGGCGAGCGGGTGGAGAAGGGCCAGGTGCTGCTGCGTCTCGACACCGAGGCCACCCTCGACCGCCGCCGCAGCCTTCTGCAGACGATCCGGTACAAAGAGCAGCAGCTGCGGCTCAAGCAGGTGGAGCTCGACCGCTACCTGCAGTTCAACGACACCGAGCAGCGGGTGCTGCGCCAGAGCCTGATCCTGGAGAAGGACGTCCTCGGCCGCCTCGAGACCCTCAACAAGGAGGGCGCCACCGCCGAACTCCAGTACCTCTCCCAGCGCAACAAGGTGCAGGAGGTGCAGGGCAAGCTGGAGGAAACCCGGGTCGACCGGCTGCGCCAGCAGGCGATCCTGCAGCAGGGCGTCCGCGAGATCCAGAGCGAGCTGGCCGATCTGCGCAGCAAGCTCACCGAGCTCAACGTCAACATCCGCTACCAGGCGATCACGGCCCCCGAGGCGGGGGTGGTGTTCGAGCTCAAGCCCCGCTCCCGTGGCTTCGTCGCCCAGACCAGCGAACCGGTGATGAAGGTGGTGCCCTTCGACAAGCTGGAGGCGCGGGTGGAGGTGCCCAGCCGGGAGATCGGTTTCGTCTCGGTGGGCAAGGCCGCCGACATCAGTATCGATTCGTTCCCGGCCACCGATTTCGGCGTGCTGCAGGGCACCGTGCGGCGGATCGGCTCCGATGCCCTGCCGCCGGATCAGATGAACAACTTCTACCGCTTTCCGGTGGACATCCGGCTCAATTCCCAGCAGCTGAAGCTCAAGAGCGGCAAGGTGCTGCCGCTGCAGGTGGGCATGTCCCTCACCGCCAACGTCAAGCTGCGCAAGGTGACCTACCTGCAGTTGCTGCTCAGCGACTTCAAGGACAAGGCGGACGCTCTGCGGCAGATCTGA
- a CDS encoding DUF2442 domain-containing protein — MANSGEPVTDVACTEDKLVVDLADGRTISVPLAWYPRLLHATPRERDNWEIAAAGFGIHWPEIDEDLIVEGLLRGAPSPQAKAQSS; from the coding sequence ATGGCTAATTCTGGCGAGCCTGTGACAGATGTTGCCTGTACGGAGGACAAGCTGGTTGTCGACCTTGCAGACGGCCGCACTATCTCTGTGCCTTTAGCTTGGTACCCGCGCCTTCTGCATGCCACTCCTCGGGAGCGTGACAACTGGGAAATTGCTGCCGCTGGCTTTGGAATCCACTGGCCGGAAATTGACGAAGACCTCATTGTGGAGGGCCTTCTTCGTGGAGCACCATCTCCGCAGGCAAAGGCGCAGAGCAGTTAA